The following proteins are encoded in a genomic region of Brachypodium distachyon strain Bd21 chromosome 1, Brachypodium_distachyon_v3.0, whole genome shotgun sequence:
- the LOC100821963 gene encoding two-component response regulator ORR21, with amino-acid sequence MAPPEEAGGGEFPVGMKVLVVDDDPTCLAVLKQMLVQCRYDATTCSQSTRALSMLRENRRGFDVIISDVHMPDMDGFRLLELVGLEMDLPVIMMSADSRTDIVMKGIKHGACDYLIKPVRMEELKNIWQHVVRKKFSGNKEHEHSGSLDDTDRNRPANNDNEYASSINDGADDSWKSQKKKRDKEEDDSELESGDPSNSSKKPRVVWSVELHQQFVNAVNHLGIDKAVPKKILELMNVPGLTRENVASHLQKFRLYLKRIAQHHAGITNPYCTPASSAQVASLGGLDFQALAASGQIPPQALAALQDELLGRTTTSMVLPGRDQSSLRLAAVKGNKPQGEREIAFGQPIFKCQNNSYGAFPQSSPTVGRLPSFSAWPNNKLGMADSTSTLGNVNNSQNSNIVLHELQQQPDTMLSGTLHALDVKPSGIAMPSQSLNTFPASEGLSPNQSGFLTTIPPSMKPEPALPNSQQSNNLLGGIDLINQASTSQPFSNSHGGNLPGLMNHNSNVMPSQGISNFQTGNIPYLVNNSSIGVGSKPPGVLKTESTDSLNQSFGYICGSSPMDSGLLSSQPRNAQFGFLQSPNDVTGGWSLQNVDNYRNTIGPSHPVSSSSSFQSSNVALGKLPDQGRGKNLGFVGKGTCIPNRFAVDEVESPTNSLSHSIGSSGDIPDIFGFSGQM; translated from the exons CTACAACTTGTTCTCAGTCCACAAGAGCATTAAGTATGCTGCGAGAGAACAGGCGTGGTTTTGATGTTATAATTAGTGATGTTCACATGCCTGACATGGATGGATTCAGGTTACTTGAACTTGTAGGCCTTGAGATGGATCTTCCAGTTATTA TGATGTCTGCTGATTCAAGGACAGATATTGTAATGAAAGGAATAAAACATGGAGCATGTGATTATTTGATTAAACCTGTCAGAATGGAAGAGTTGAAAAACATCTGGCAACATGTTGTAAGGAAAAAGTTTAGTGGAAACAAGGAGCATGAGCATTCAGGTAGCCTAGATGATACAGATCGGAACAGGCCAGCAAATAATGATAATGAGTATGCTTCCTCTATAAATGATGGAGCTGATGATAGCTGGAAATCTCAGAAAAAGAAACGGGATAAAGAAGAGGATGACAGTGAACTAGAAAGTGGAGATCCTTCTAATTCTTCCAAGAAACCAAGAGTAGTTTGGTCAGTTGAGCTCCATCAACAGTTTGTAAATGCGGTCAATCACCTTGGAATAGACA AAGCTGTTCCCAAGAAAATTTTGGAGTTGATGAATGTCCCTGGTTTAACTAGGGAAAATGTTGCCAGCCATTTGCAG AAATTCAGATTGTATCTGAAGAGAATTGCTCAGCATCATGCAGGAATAACCAATCCATATTGTACCCCTGCTTCTAGTGCTCAAGTGGCCTCATTAGGAGGACTTGATTTCCAAGCTTTGGCTGCTTCAGGTCAGATCCCTCCTCAAGCTCTGGCTGCTTTGCAGGATGAGCTCCTAGGACGAACTACGACCAGCATGGTGTTGCCTGGAAGGGACCAGTCATCATTACGACTCGCTGCAGTCAAAGGAAATAAACCccaaggagagagagaaatagCATTTGGTCAGCCCATATTCAAGTGCCAGAATAATTCATATGGGGCATTCCCACAAAGCAGCCCTACAGTTGGAAGATTGCCTTCTTTTTCAGCTTGGCCCAATAACAAACTTGGTATGGCAGATTCAACCAGCACACTGGGAAATGTGAATAATTCCCAGAATAGCAATATCGTCTTGCATGAATTGCAACAGCAGCCAGATACCATGCTGTCAGGAACCCTCCATGCTCTAGATGTCAAACCTTCTGGAATAGCTATGCCATCTCAGTCATTAAACACTTTTCCAGCTAGTGAGGGTCTCTCTCCTAATCAGTCAGGTTTTCTAACAACCATTCCTCCATCCATGAAGCCTGAGCCTGCTCTCCCAAATTCTCAACAATCAAACAATCTGTTAGGTGGGATTGATCTGATTAATCAAGCTTCAACCAGTCAGCCATTCAGTAACAGCCACGGTGGAAATCTTCCTGGTCTCATGAATCACAACTCCAATGTGATGCCATCACAAGGAATAAGTAACTTTCAAACTGGGAACATTCCGTATCTGGTTAATAATAGTTCTATTGGAGTGGGCTCTAAACCACCAGGTGTTCTAAAAACTGAGAGCACTGACTCTCTTAACCAAAGCTTCGGCTATATCTGTGGTAGCAGCCCTATGGACTCTGGATTGCTGTCTTCTCAGCCAAGAAATGCACAGTTTGGTTTTCTGCAGAGTCCAAATGATGTCACTGGTGGCTGGTCTCTGCAAAATGTTGACAATTATAGGAATACTATTGGGCCAAGTCATCCAGTGTCCAGTTCATCTAGCTTCCAGAGTTCCAATGTTGCTCTTGGGAAATTGCCTGATCAAGGACGAGGAAAGAATCTTGGGTTTGTTGGGAAAGGTACTTGCATCCCAAACCGCTTTGCAGTGGATGAGGTTGAATCTCCAACTAACAGCTTGAGTCACAGCATTGGAAGCAGTGGAGACATCCCTGATATTTTCGGATTTAGTGGACAGATGTGA